The Ptiloglossa arizonensis isolate GNS036 chromosome 13, iyPtiAriz1_principal, whole genome shotgun sequence genome window below encodes:
- the LOC143153841 gene encoding zinc finger protein 277 isoform X2 yields MNLKEKKKYSSYLDNICKQDHTVLRSQFIGLDDKPYAIKCFLCDTKFVLPDNEKHLLTHLFKEHRLIIGDVHKIASLKSYIHYWNFKFKEEPLTKFCTTMLMDCMPDGKPSKNESYFLLSDCILEDKTLRDEIHRAKLEWVLSEQFRERTDTNFKRGCIFCRMEFSGLRIAYIKHLAQKHNLYLGKPDNLVFIDEFLDKVQNTIENLVCIYCEKLFKDRTALKEHMRKKLHKRINPNNEAYDKFYINNYLEPGKTWRHKQINSRENDVVGDQSSENEDEETWSDWNDEGIGITCLFCNYNNKDFHLILAHMKADHNFDFEDASRGLTFYQKVKVVNYVRRQIHLQYCVLCETKMDNVLEHMKQQNHFKIPAQKIWDQPEFYFSMCENDSFLYYLDTSGTSDEESDIENTTEAMMNL; encoded by the exons ATGAATCTCAAAG aaaaaaaaaagtattcatcATATCTTGACAATATTTGTAAACAAGACCATACCGTACTTAGATCTCAATTCATTGGATTAGATGATAAACCTTATGCCATAAAATGTTTTTTATGTGatacaaaatttgttcttcCTGATAATGAAAAACATCTTTTAACTCATTTATTTAAAGAACATCGCCTTATAATAGGAGATGTCCATAAGATTGCTAGTTTGAAAag TTATATACATTAttggaattttaaatttaaagaagagCCGTTAACTAAATTTTGTACAACAATGTTGATGGATTGCATGCCTGATGGAAAACCAAGTAAAAATGAAtcatattttttactttctgattGTATATTAGAGGATAAAACATTAAGGGATGAAATACATAGAGCTAAACTG GAATGGGTTTTGTCAGAGCAATTCCGAGAAAGGACAGATACCAACTTCAAACGTGGTTGCATCTTCTGCCGAATGGAATTTTCAGGATTACGCATTGCATATATAAAACATTTAGCACAAAAACATAATCTATACTTAGGAAAACCAGATAATTTAGTATTTATAGATGAATTTTTAGATAAGGTTCAAAATACTATTGAAAA cttggtatgtatatattgtgaaaaattattcaaagaccGAACAGCATTGAAAGAACATATGCGTAAAAAACTTCATAAACGTATAAATCCTAATAATGAGGCAtacgataaattttatataaataattatttagagCCTGGAAAGACATGGAGACATAAACAG ATTAATTCAAGAGAAAACGATGTGGTGGGAGATCAAAGCAGTGAAAATGAAGATGAAGAAACATGGTCTGATTGGAATGATGAAGGCATTGGTATAACATGCTTGTTCTGCAATTATAACAACAAAGACTTTCATCTTATTCTTGCACATATGAAAGCTGATCACAATTTTGATTTTGAAGATGCATCAAGAGGTTTAACATTCTATCAAAAA GTAAAAGTAGTAAATTATGTGAGAAGACAAATTCATTTACAATATTGTGTTCTCTGTGAAACAAAAATGGACAATGTTCTGGAGCACATGAAGCAACAAAATCATTTTAAAATACCTGCACAAAAGATATGGGATCAACCAGA attttatttttctatgtgTGAAAATGATTCCTTCTTATATTATTTGGATACAAGTGGCACTAGCGATGAAGAAAGTGATATTGAAAATACTACAGAAGCAAT GATGAATTTATGA
- the LOC143153841 gene encoding zinc finger protein 277 isoform X4 encodes MNLKEKKKYSSYLDNICKQDHTVLRSQFIGLDDKPYAIKCFLCDTKFVLPDNEKHLLTHLFKEHRLIIGDVHKIASLKSYIHYWNFKFKEEPLTKFCTTMLMDCMPDGKPSKNESYFLLSDCILEDKTLRDEIHRAKLEWVLSEQFRERTDTNFKRGCIFCRMEFSGLRIAYIKHLAQKHNLYLGKPDNLVFIDEFLDKVQNTIENLVCIYCEKLFKDRTALKEHMRKKLHKRINPNNEAYDKFYINNYLEPGKTWRHKQINSRENDVVGDQSSENEDEETWSDWNDEGIGITCLFCNYNNKDFHLILAHMKADHNFDFEDASRGLTFYQKVKVVNYVRRQIHLQYCVLCETKMDNVLEHMKQQNHFKIPAQKIWDQPDGTSDEESDIENTTEAMMNL; translated from the exons ATGAATCTCAAAG aaaaaaaaaagtattcatcATATCTTGACAATATTTGTAAACAAGACCATACCGTACTTAGATCTCAATTCATTGGATTAGATGATAAACCTTATGCCATAAAATGTTTTTTATGTGatacaaaatttgttcttcCTGATAATGAAAAACATCTTTTAACTCATTTATTTAAAGAACATCGCCTTATAATAGGAGATGTCCATAAGATTGCTAGTTTGAAAag TTATATACATTAttggaattttaaatttaaagaagagCCGTTAACTAAATTTTGTACAACAATGTTGATGGATTGCATGCCTGATGGAAAACCAAGTAAAAATGAAtcatattttttactttctgattGTATATTAGAGGATAAAACATTAAGGGATGAAATACATAGAGCTAAACTG GAATGGGTTTTGTCAGAGCAATTCCGAGAAAGGACAGATACCAACTTCAAACGTGGTTGCATCTTCTGCCGAATGGAATTTTCAGGATTACGCATTGCATATATAAAACATTTAGCACAAAAACATAATCTATACTTAGGAAAACCAGATAATTTAGTATTTATAGATGAATTTTTAGATAAGGTTCAAAATACTATTGAAAA cttggtatgtatatattgtgaaaaattattcaaagaccGAACAGCATTGAAAGAACATATGCGTAAAAAACTTCATAAACGTATAAATCCTAATAATGAGGCAtacgataaattttatataaataattatttagagCCTGGAAAGACATGGAGACATAAACAG ATTAATTCAAGAGAAAACGATGTGGTGGGAGATCAAAGCAGTGAAAATGAAGATGAAGAAACATGGTCTGATTGGAATGATGAAGGCATTGGTATAACATGCTTGTTCTGCAATTATAACAACAAAGACTTTCATCTTATTCTTGCACATATGAAAGCTGATCACAATTTTGATTTTGAAGATGCATCAAGAGGTTTAACATTCTATCAAAAA GTAAAAGTAGTAAATTATGTGAGAAGACAAATTCATTTACAATATTGTGTTCTCTGTGAAACAAAAATGGACAATGTTCTGGAGCACATGAAGCAACAAAATCATTTTAAAATACCTGCACAAAAGATATGGGATCAACCAGA TGGCACTAGCGATGAAGAAAGTGATATTGAAAATACTACAGAAGCAAT GATGAATTTATGA
- the LOC143153841 gene encoding zinc finger protein 277 isoform X3, translating into MNLKEKKKYSSYLDNICKQDHTVLRSQFIGLDDKPYAIKCFLCDTKFVLPDNEKHLLTHLFKEHRLIIGDVHKIASLKSYIHYWNFKFKEEPLTKFCTTMLMDCMPDGKPSKNESYFLLSDCILEDKTLRDEIHRAKLEWVLSEQFRERTDTNFKRGCIFCRMEFSGLRIAYIKHLAQKHNLYLGKPDNLVFIDEFLDKVQNTIENLVCIYCEKLFKDRTALKEHMRKKLHKRINPNNEAYDKFYINNYLEPGKTWRHKQINSRENDVVGDQSSENEDEETWSDWNDEGIGITCLFCNYNNKDFHLILAHMKADHNFDFEDASRGLTFYQKVKVVNYVRRQIHLQYCVLCETKMDNVLEHMKQQNHFKIPAQKIWDQPDGTSDEESDIENTTEAMYEISK; encoded by the exons ATGAATCTCAAAG aaaaaaaaaagtattcatcATATCTTGACAATATTTGTAAACAAGACCATACCGTACTTAGATCTCAATTCATTGGATTAGATGATAAACCTTATGCCATAAAATGTTTTTTATGTGatacaaaatttgttcttcCTGATAATGAAAAACATCTTTTAACTCATTTATTTAAAGAACATCGCCTTATAATAGGAGATGTCCATAAGATTGCTAGTTTGAAAag TTATATACATTAttggaattttaaatttaaagaagagCCGTTAACTAAATTTTGTACAACAATGTTGATGGATTGCATGCCTGATGGAAAACCAAGTAAAAATGAAtcatattttttactttctgattGTATATTAGAGGATAAAACATTAAGGGATGAAATACATAGAGCTAAACTG GAATGGGTTTTGTCAGAGCAATTCCGAGAAAGGACAGATACCAACTTCAAACGTGGTTGCATCTTCTGCCGAATGGAATTTTCAGGATTACGCATTGCATATATAAAACATTTAGCACAAAAACATAATCTATACTTAGGAAAACCAGATAATTTAGTATTTATAGATGAATTTTTAGATAAGGTTCAAAATACTATTGAAAA cttggtatgtatatattgtgaaaaattattcaaagaccGAACAGCATTGAAAGAACATATGCGTAAAAAACTTCATAAACGTATAAATCCTAATAATGAGGCAtacgataaattttatataaataattatttagagCCTGGAAAGACATGGAGACATAAACAG ATTAATTCAAGAGAAAACGATGTGGTGGGAGATCAAAGCAGTGAAAATGAAGATGAAGAAACATGGTCTGATTGGAATGATGAAGGCATTGGTATAACATGCTTGTTCTGCAATTATAACAACAAAGACTTTCATCTTATTCTTGCACATATGAAAGCTGATCACAATTTTGATTTTGAAGATGCATCAAGAGGTTTAACATTCTATCAAAAA GTAAAAGTAGTAAATTATGTGAGAAGACAAATTCATTTACAATATTGTGTTCTCTGTGAAACAAAAATGGACAATGTTCTGGAGCACATGAAGCAACAAAATCATTTTAAAATACCTGCACAAAAGATATGGGATCAACCAGA TGGCACTAGCGATGAAGAAAGTGATATTGAAAATACTACAGAAGCAATGTATGAAATATCAAAATAA
- the LOC143153841 gene encoding zinc finger protein 277 isoform X1, with protein sequence MNLKEKKKYSSYLDNICKQDHTVLRSQFIGLDDKPYAIKCFLCDTKFVLPDNEKHLLTHLFKEHRLIIGDVHKIASLKSYIHYWNFKFKEEPLTKFCTTMLMDCMPDGKPSKNESYFLLSDCILEDKTLRDEIHRAKLEWVLSEQFRERTDTNFKRGCIFCRMEFSGLRIAYIKHLAQKHNLYLGKPDNLVFIDEFLDKVQNTIENLVCIYCEKLFKDRTALKEHMRKKLHKRINPNNEAYDKFYINNYLEPGKTWRHKQINSRENDVVGDQSSENEDEETWSDWNDEGIGITCLFCNYNNKDFHLILAHMKADHNFDFEDASRGLTFYQKVKVVNYVRRQIHLQYCVLCETKMDNVLEHMKQQNHFKIPAQKIWDQPEFYFSMCENDSFLYYLDTSGTSDEESDIENTTEAMYEISK encoded by the exons ATGAATCTCAAAG aaaaaaaaaagtattcatcATATCTTGACAATATTTGTAAACAAGACCATACCGTACTTAGATCTCAATTCATTGGATTAGATGATAAACCTTATGCCATAAAATGTTTTTTATGTGatacaaaatttgttcttcCTGATAATGAAAAACATCTTTTAACTCATTTATTTAAAGAACATCGCCTTATAATAGGAGATGTCCATAAGATTGCTAGTTTGAAAag TTATATACATTAttggaattttaaatttaaagaagagCCGTTAACTAAATTTTGTACAACAATGTTGATGGATTGCATGCCTGATGGAAAACCAAGTAAAAATGAAtcatattttttactttctgattGTATATTAGAGGATAAAACATTAAGGGATGAAATACATAGAGCTAAACTG GAATGGGTTTTGTCAGAGCAATTCCGAGAAAGGACAGATACCAACTTCAAACGTGGTTGCATCTTCTGCCGAATGGAATTTTCAGGATTACGCATTGCATATATAAAACATTTAGCACAAAAACATAATCTATACTTAGGAAAACCAGATAATTTAGTATTTATAGATGAATTTTTAGATAAGGTTCAAAATACTATTGAAAA cttggtatgtatatattgtgaaaaattattcaaagaccGAACAGCATTGAAAGAACATATGCGTAAAAAACTTCATAAACGTATAAATCCTAATAATGAGGCAtacgataaattttatataaataattatttagagCCTGGAAAGACATGGAGACATAAACAG ATTAATTCAAGAGAAAACGATGTGGTGGGAGATCAAAGCAGTGAAAATGAAGATGAAGAAACATGGTCTGATTGGAATGATGAAGGCATTGGTATAACATGCTTGTTCTGCAATTATAACAACAAAGACTTTCATCTTATTCTTGCACATATGAAAGCTGATCACAATTTTGATTTTGAAGATGCATCAAGAGGTTTAACATTCTATCAAAAA GTAAAAGTAGTAAATTATGTGAGAAGACAAATTCATTTACAATATTGTGTTCTCTGTGAAACAAAAATGGACAATGTTCTGGAGCACATGAAGCAACAAAATCATTTTAAAATACCTGCACAAAAGATATGGGATCAACCAGA attttatttttctatgtgTGAAAATGATTCCTTCTTATATTATTTGGATACAAGTGGCACTAGCGATGAAGAAAGTGATATTGAAAATACTACAGAAGCAATGTATGAAATATCAAAATAA